The genomic segment CTCATAGGCCAGGATCACTAGCTGCACCCGGTCACGGGCACTGAGCTTGGCGAGCAGGCGGGTCAGGTAGGTCTTGGCGGTGGCGATGCTGATGGAGAGCTCCCCTGCGATCTCCGTGTTGGACAGGCCCCTGCCGACGAGGGTCAGCACCTCGCGTTCCCGGGCGGTGATGCCGTCGAGCTCCGACCGCCGCGGCGGTGACGCTGCGGGTCGGGTCGTGAACTCTTTGATCAGCCGGCGTGTGACGGCTGGTGCGATCAGAGCGTCCCCGGCGGCAACGATCCGGATTGCGGCGAGGATGTCGTCCAGGGCCATGTCCTTGACGAGGAATCCGGAGGCACCGGCGTGCAGCGCCCCGTAGACGTAGTCGTCGTCGTCGAAGGTCGTGAGGACGACGACGCGTGTGGAGCCGGTGCCCGTCGTGATCAGCCGGGTGGCCTCGATGCCGTCCATGCCGGGCATCCGAAGGTCCATCACGACGACGTCGGGGGCGAGTTCCTCCGTCAGTCGTACCGCTCCCGTGCCGTCTTCTGCCTCGCCCACCACCTCGATGTCCGCGGTGTCGGTGATGACCATCTGCAGGGCGGCCCGGACCAGGGGCTGGTCGTCGGTGAGCACGACACGGATGGTCATCTGGCTCCCGTCTTTGCTTCTGCCGCGGTCCCTGCCGGTACCGGGAGTCTGGCCGCTACCAGGAAGCCGCCCCCGGGACGGGGCCCGGCCGTGAAATCGCCGTACAGCAGGGCGGCCCGCTCGCGCATACCGATCAGGCCGTATCCGGTGTCCGTGCTGGTGCCGCCGCCTTTCCCTCGGTCCGAGACCTCGACGGCGAGTTCGTCCGCGCGGTAGTCGAGGCGCACCTGGCAGGAATCGGCACCCGAGTGCCGTACGGCGTTGGTCACCGATTCCTGGACGATCCGGAACGCCGCGAGGTCGATGTCGGCTGGCAGCGGGCGGCGCCTGCCCTGCCACCGCACCTCCACGCGGACTCCGGCGGCCGTGGTCGTCGCGGCGAGCTGTTCCACGTTCGCCAGGCTGGCGGCCGGTCGCAGGGGCGCCGGCGCGTGCGCGCGGCCTTGGCGTTCCTCATCCTGGTCGGCCTGGCGCAGCGCGCCGAGCATCCTTCGCAGCCCGGACAGCGTCTCGCGGCCGGCCATCTCCACGGTGAGCATCGCCTCGCGGGCTTTGGCCGGCTGGGTTTCGGTGACCCGGGCCGCGGCGCCGGCCTGCAAGGCGATGATGCCGATGCTGTGGGCGACGGTGTCGTGCATCTCGCGGGCGATGCGCAGCCGTTCGGCGGTGACGGCCTCGGCGGCGGCCCGGGCGTGCAACTCTGCGGTGTGGGCACGGGCCTGATGCGACGAATTACCGATGAGCCAGGCGATGACCACGGTCAGGGCCACGAGCGGCTCCTGCGTGATGCTGGAATCGTCGCCCGTGGTCAACCGCAGGACGAGGTAGCCGGCGAGTGTGCCGAGCGCTGTGGCGGCCGCGGTGAGCGAGCTCCGCCGAGGCCGGGTGGCTGCGAGGTAGCAGAGGGCGATATCCACGGCCAGGAACTGCGTGGGCGGAATCTCATCCTGACGCCAGGCCACCGTCGAGATGACCGTACCGACGATCACCATGCCGTACGCCGCGGAGGTCCTGCGGCGCAGCACCGCGCTGCCGGCCAGGATCAGCACGAAGGCGACGGCGAGCAGCGCCCGGGCTCCGAGCGAGTCGAGCCCGTCCTGGGGGTAGTTGAGCGAGTACGTTGGCGCTTGCGGCATCACTACGTACTCGACGATGGGTTCGACTGCTGCCGCGTACCACGCCAGTGCCGTCCACAGGCCCGGCGGTATGCGTTTGAGCAGCGGCAACGGCAGCGGCGGTGAGGCGGACATGCACTGATCGTAGGCACCTGCATCTGGCGGCACATCCGACCGTGGCCGTACAACCAGGGTTGACACCCGTCCTCTCCGATTGTCATCGGTGGTCCGATTACGGGCGGGGTCGCCCACCGGCACCGTTGTCCCCGTGATCGAAGTCAACGAGCTCACGAAGCGATACGGCGGCACGACGGCCGTCAAAGATCTGACCTTCACTGTGCGGCCCGGCCAGGTGACCGGGTTTCTCGGTCCGAACGGCGCCGGCAAGAGCACCACGCTGCGGATGATCCTCGGCTTGCATGAGCCCACCAGCGGCACGGTCACCGTGGACGGCTGTTCCTTTCGCGACCGCCCCCGTGGCCTGCGTCTCGTCGGCTCCCTTCTCGACGCGCACGATGTGCACGGCGGGCGCAGCGCGGTGGCGCAGCTGTCCTCCCTGGCCCGCAGCAACCGTATCCCGCAGCGTCGGGTGGAGGAGGTGCTGCGGGAGGTCGGCCTCGCCGAGGTCGCCCGGCGCCGCATCGGCGGATTCTCGCTCGGCATGAAGCAGAGGCTCGGCATCGCTTCCGCCCTGCTCGGTGACCCACCGGTACTGCTCTTCGACGAGCCGCTCAACGGCCTTGACCCGGAAGGCGTGAGGTGGGTGCGTGACCTGTTCAGGCGTCTCGCCGCCGAGGGCCGCACGGTGTTCGTCTCCAGCCATCTCATGTCCGAGATGGAGCACACCGCCGACCATCTGATCGTCATCGGCCGCGGTGAGCTGATCGCGGCGGAAAGCCTCACGGAGTTCTCCGCTCGCGGCACTGGGCAGAGCGTCACGGTGGGTACGCCCGCCGCTGCCGTCCTGAGAGATCTGCTGACGGCCGAGGGCGCAGCCGTGGACACGGCGGGCGACCTGCTTGCTGTGACCGGTGTGACCGCGGTCCGGATCGGTGAGATCGCCATGGAGCACCGCATTCCGCTGCATCACCTCAGCACCCGGTCCGCCTCATTGGAAGAGGCGTTCATGGAGCTCACCGCCGACAGCGTGCAATACCTCGCAGGAGACCCTCAGTGACCACGACGTACGCTCCCGTTGGCGGACTTGGCGCCGACGAACCCCGTGCCCGCTTTTACGACCTGATGGCCACCGAGTGGATCAAGCTTCGGTCGCTGCGCTCGACCTGGATCGCGTACGGGGCCACCGCCCTGGCCGTCATCGCGTTCAACGCGGGGACCGCCTACGACACCTACAACTACTGGCCGGAGCGGAGCGCGGCGGACCGGGCCGACTACGTCCGGGCCGGAATTCCGCTGCAGGAGGTGTTCACGGCGAACTCCGCCATGGTCATGATGCTCGCCCTCGGTGCCATCGGCGCCGTCGCGATCATCGGCGAGTACAGCACGGGCACCATTCGTACGACGTTCGCGGCCGTTCCGGACCGCCGTTCGGTGATGGCCGCCAAAACAGTGGTCGTCACCGCGGTCGCCACCGTCTTCGGCTCGATCGTCGCGGGGGCCTCGTTCGGCCTGACGCAGGCGATCCTCGACGGCCGGGGCGCAGGCATATCGATGGGCTACCCGGGCGCCCTGCGTGTCGTAGTGGCGTCAGCCCTCCTTGCGCCCGTGTGCGCGGTCGTCGGCATGGCCATCGGCTCAGTCATCAGGCACACCTCGGCCACCATGATCGCCGCGGTGGCGGTCATCCTCGTGCTGCCCATCGTCTTCACCGAGGGCCGCCACTGGTCGGCGGTCGCCGGGCACGCCACGCTCTATCAGGCGTGGTTGCGGCTCGTGGAGGTCGGCCCCCGCCAGACCGACTTCCCGTGGACGACCGGCGGAGCCTGGACCGTGTACGCGGTGTGGGCGCTCACCGCAGCCGTGCTCGCCGTCACCAGCGCACAACGGCGCGACCAGTGAGAGGGCCGGTCGGCCAACTGCCCGGGTACGGACACTCCGGCCAAGGCGGACCACCGCCGCCGAGCGCGGCGACCTCGCCGGGCGCCGGGAATGGACCGCTTTCGTGGTCCTCCTGCTGCCCCTCCTCCTTGTCTCGATGGACGTCTCCGTCCTGTTCTTCGCCATCCCGTCCATCGACCGGGACCTGGCACCCAGCGCGACCCAGCAGCTGTGGATCTTCGACATCTACGCCTTCGCCCTGGCGGGGCTCCTCATCACGATGGGCTCGCTCGGCGACCGCGTCGGCCGTCGCAAGCTCCTGCTCATGGGGGCCGCGGCGTTCAGCGCCGCGTCCGTCGCCGCCGCCTTCGCCACCGGCCCCGGGATGCTCATCGCGGCGCGGGCGCTGCTCGGGATCGGCGGTGCGGCTCTGATCCCGTCGACGATGGCTCTCGTACGGAACATGTTCCGCGACGCGCGGCAGCGGGGGCGGGCCATCGGCATCTGGTCCGGCGCCATGGCGGGCGGCATCGCGCTCGGTTCGGTGCTCAGCGGGATCATGCTGCGGCACTTCTGGTGGGGCTCGGTCTTCCTGATCAATGTGCCGGCCATGCTGGTGCTGCTGGTCCTGGTGCCCCTGCTGGTACCGGAGTTCAAGGACCCGGCCCCCGGCCGCTTCGACTTCCTGAGCGTGCCGCTCTCGATGGGCGCGGTGCTGCCCGTCGTGTGGGGCGTCAAGGAGAGCGCGGCGCACGGTCCGGACGCGGAGCGGCTGTCGGTCGTCGCCGCCGGTCTGCTGGTGGGACTGTTCTTCGTACGCCGTCAGCGCCGCCGCGGTGACGCGATGATCAGCCGGGAGCTGTTCCGGGACCGGGCCTTCGCCACCGGGATCGGTCTCAACGCCCTCACCTCGTTCGCGATGATGGGCTCCGCCTACTTCACCACCCAGTACCTTCAGTCGGTCCTCGGCATGGGCGCACTGGAAGCCGCCCTGTGGAGCCTGGTCCCGTCGCTGGCGGTGGGTGTGGCGGCCCCGGCGGCCACCGCGGTCGCCCAGCGGACCGACCGCGCGCGGGTCATCTGCGCGGGCTTCGTGATCGCCGCGGCCGGGTTCGGTTCCCTGGCCCTGTGCGACACGGACTCGCTGGCACTGCTGCTCGTCGGCTCGGCGGTGATGAGCAGCGGCATCGTCACCGTGATGGCGCTCGTCTCGGACCTGGCGCTGACGACCGCGCCACCGGAGAAGGCCGGTTCGGCCGCCTCCCTGCTGGAGACCGGGCAGGAGTTCGGCGGCGCGCTGGGCATGGCCCTGCTCGGGGCGGTCGCGACCTCGGTCTACCGGGCGGACATGCCGGCCTCGGCGCCGAGCGCGGCCCGCAAGACACTGGCGGGCGCCGTGGCCTCCGGGGACGGCTCACTGATCACGCTGGGCCGGGAGGCGTTCACGCACAGCCTGCGGTACGCCTCGGTGTCGGGCGGGGCGCTGCTGCTGGCCGGGGCGGTCCTGGCCGCCGTGCTGCTGCGTCGCCGGACCGTGGAACGCGTGGAGCCGGGGCCCCGGCGGGAGGCGGTTCCCGTCCGGTGACCCCGGCACACGCGACAGGACCGGTCACCACGCCGATGACCGGTCCCCGCGCGTCAACTGGACGATCTGACGACCGTCCGTCAGAACTGCACGTCGGAGCAGGAGTAGAACGCGTTGCCCGTGTCCGCGATGTTCCAGACGCTCAGGATGATGTGCTTCCCGGTCTTCTGGGTGGGGATGGTGCCCTGCTGGGTCAGGGTCGACGGCGGCTGCTGGTTGCCGTACGGCACCGTCATGAAGGGCTGCGACTCAAGGGACGCCCTGGTGAGCGGCTTGGTCGGGTCCCATCCGTCCTTGGTGATGTAGTACCGGAAGTCGGTGGTGGCGTGCCGCGCGGTGAAGTTCCACCGGAAGCTGAAGCCCTGGCCCGCGGTGACCTTGGTGGCGGGCCATGCGCCGTTGCGCGGGTTGTCGAGCTCCGCGAAGGAGCCGTTGCCGCCCGAGCAGATCTTGCCGTCCGCGGGGCCCGCCGCCGGGAAGCCCTTCGGGCCCTCGACACTCTGCGGTTCCCACTGGATGTTGCCGCAGCCCGTGACCGTGCCGTTGGCACAGAGCTTCTGCCGGCTGATGGGGTTGTCCGTGTAGCCGTGGCTGCTGGCGCTGGTCGTCGCGAACATCGAGACGCCCGCTACTGCCAGCCCGACCAAAGCCGCGCTTGTCCTTTTCCGCATACTGACGCTCCTCAAGAACGTGGGGGGTGTTCCATGAGCACTACTGCCGCTGCGCGCGTGGTTGTGCGGTCTAGACCAAGGCTTAGATTATTGACATGGAGTGAACATGTCCAGACCAATGAGCGTACGAATCCGGATCGTTGTAGACACTCCGTCAGGAAGTCTCCCCACCGCCACGTCCGTTGTAGAAGGCCACCGTCAAGTCTCTGACCAGCGACTTTCGTTCGTAGTCGTCCAGCTCCACGATGCCCCGGTCGGTGAGCCGACCGACAGTATCGGCCACCGCGTCGACAACGGAGGTCAGAACGCTGTCCCGGTGCTTGGCGTCGATGGCCGCGATCCGGCGCCGCCGCATCGCCGCCGCGATCTCGGGCGCGTACGTGATCGAGGTCGGCTGGGCGGAGTACACCTCGATGCCGACGGGCACGCACTCCGCCTTCAGCATCCGGGTCAGCGCGGCACCGACCGCCTCCGCGTCGCGCAGGGTCGGGGTGTCCTCGTGGAACGCGTCGGCCGGGAGCTGTGAGAGCACCCGCGCCATCGCCGCGTCGACCTGCTCGCGCAGATACCTCTCGTGATCGGCGACACCGAGCGTGGCCCGCGCGGTGTCCACGGTCCGCCACACGACGAGGACGACGACACGCAGCGCGGTACCGTCCGCGTCGACCGCGGGCAGCGGCTCGCTCCGCCAGTGCCGCAGCCGTACGTCGACCCGACGGCGCAGCAGGAGCGGGCTGACCCAGACGAGCCCGGTGCGCCGCACACTCCCCCGGTACCTCCCGAAGAGCGTCAGCACCCGGGCGGAGCCGACCCGGCCACGCCCCAGCCCGCCGAGCGCGAAGAGCACCACGGTCAGCAGGGCGGCCAGCACCGGCCAGACTCCGACACCGATCCCGTCGAACGGCCGGGGGGCGAGGCCGAACCCGCTGAGCACGGCCGCCGGCAACGCCCCGATCCACCAGAGCGTGACGCCCCCGAGGGCGAGCCCGACCGCCGCGGTCAGCAGCGCGGTCCAGCCGGGCAGCGCCGGTCCGGGCCACTCCTTGATCCCCGGATCGGCGGGCGGGGCGGGGCGGGTGACCGCCCGCACCCGTGGCGATCTGGGCTGCGGCGTCCGCCGCGCGCCCACCGGCCGCTCGCCGGGCTGCGGCCGGGTCCCGACGCCCGGGAGCGGCACGGCGTCGGACCGGTCGTGATCGGCGCTGCTGAAATAGAGGTGCACGGGGGCGGCGGTCTCCGCGTGCGCGAGGACCGGCCGCTGCCGCGCGTCCCCGGGGGCGGGCAGGCGTACGGGGACGGCGTGGGCCGCCGCACCCGCCGACTCCTGGCCCCACGCGTCGCGGTCACCGGGCGCGGGCACCCGTACCGGGTCCGCCGGGGCCGTCGACGCGGTCGGCTTCTCGGGGTCCGCCACCTCTGCCGCCTCTGCCACCTCCGCCGCGTCTGCCGCGTCTGCCGTCCCCGCTTCCTCACGCGACGCGTCCTCCACGACGGGTGCGGATACGGGTACGGGCCGCTCGGACTCCTCCGTAGCCTCCGTGCCTTCCGTGCCTTCCGCGGCCTCGACGGGCTCCGGAGCCGAATCCGGCGCCGAGTCCGACGTCGGGGCCAGGGTCAGGCCCGGGAGTTGACGGGGCTCCCCCGTCCCGTACACCTCCTCGGCCCCCCAGGCCCCGTGCCCGCTTCCACGATCGCTCCCGTCCCCGGTCCCGGGACCGCTTCTGTGCCCCGGTTCACCGGGCGCGTTCGACACCGTGGTTCCCATCTGCCGCCTCCGTCCGATCCGTTCCGTTCCGTCACGCGAAGAGTCGTCGCCAGGTCTCCGGGCCCGGGTAGCCGTCCGCCGACGCGCCCCGCCAGCCCTGCGCCCGCTGGAACGCCTCGACGTTGCGGCGGTCCGCCTCGCTCCACCGGGTCCCGGGCCCCACCCGGTAGTGCGTGCCGTATCCCTTCTGCACCAGCCGCTTGCCGAGCCGCGCGACATGGCTGTTGGACGCGCCCCGCTTGAAGAAGCCCCGCCCCGGGAAGGCCGGAGCCTTCTGACTGCCGCCACCCTTGGCCCCGCCGGCCCCACCCCCCGCGCCGCCGCCCCCGGTTGCCGGGATGTCGCGGCCGGCCCCGCTCGTCAACAGGCGCCAGGTGCCCGGTCCGGGAAGACCGTCCGCCTGCTTCCCCTTCCACCCCTGCGCCTGCTGGAACGCCTGCGTGGCGCGTCGGTCGACGTCCGTCCAGCGCGGCCCGGGGCCCCGCTGGTAGAAGCGCTTGCCGCCCCGTGCGACGAGCAGCTTCCCCAGCTCGGCGACGTACGTGTTGTCGGCGCCCGGACCGAACTTCGCCGCGCCCGGGAAGCTTGTCGCCGATCCGGCGCCGCCCGAACCGGTGCTGAGACCCCGGTACCGGTAGGCCAGATAGCTGTCCGAGTGGGACCAGTACGCCATGGGCGTCTTCTGGGCGCGCGTGTGCGGGCGGGTCTGCTCGTACGCCGTGTACGAGGTGTGCGAGGAGTCGGTCCAGCCGCCGAAGATCGTGACGTGGGAGCCCTTGCCGGGGTCGGCCGGGTTGTGGAAGAGCAGGATGTCGCCGGGCTCCAGGGCGTCGCGGGAGATCCGGGTGCCGTACGCGGCGAGGCTCCCGGTCCACTCGTTGGAACCCAGGTTCCAGGCCATCGACACATAGCCGGAGCAGTCCTGCCGGTACCCGTCCGACCAGTACTTCTCCATGCTGTACGGGACCTGTTGGGACACCCACTTCTTCGCCCGGGAGATGATCTGCGCCCGGGTGGTCACGGGCAGCGCGTTCGTGCGGAACGCCTGGGAGATCACCGAACCGGCGGCCGAGGCGCCGCCGAGCGGCCCGACCGTCCCCTGCGGGCTGGCGGGTTCCGCCGCGGCCGTCAGCCGTCCGGCCGATCCGTCCGTCCGGGCGGGACCCGTCACGGGGGCGGCCGACACCGCCTCCGTACCACTGCCGAGCACCACTCCGGCGGCGGTGACCAGCACCAGCGCGCGTCGCGCGCCGTGCGCGGCGGGGTGTCCGCCGTACCTCGTCGGCAGGGCTCTGGCCGCGGTGCGTCGCTGCTCGGCGCACCCCGCGCAGCCGCAGTCGATGGCGGGTTCGTACTCCACGAAGACCGGCACAGTCATGCGATTCCCCTCCGTACTCGTCAAACCTCTGGGCTCAGCACGGATGCCAGCACGGCAACTGTCCTGACATACCGTAGTTTGACGGAACTAACGGAAAAAACGACTACCCGGTGGGGTGTGGCGGACGGGAATCGGTTCGGAGCACCCTCGTACGTCGGGTAGAGTTCTCCAGGTCAGCAGGCGCCGCTAGCTCAGTTGGTTAGAGCAGCTGACTCTTAATCAGCGGGTCCGGGGTTCGAGTCCCTGGCGGCGCACGCAAAGTCAAGGCCCTCTCACTCCTCGTGAGGGGGCCTTGCTCGTGCCCTCGACCGACCGGCGCCGAGTGGCCGTCCCGCGACCAGGAAGGCACCCGTTCCGTTTCTTGATCCGTCGGACGGCCCCCTGAGCAGGTCGTGGCGCTCCTCGTGGAACTCCTGCGGCGTGCAGCCGTCGGCCGGGTGGAGTACGGCGTCGGGCTCCAGGAGCACCGTGGCGCGGCGGTCACCGCTCCCGGTGGCGACCTTCTCCAGCCAGGCGCGGTACGCGTCGCCGTGGGCGGCGGCGCCCTTCGAGAACTGTCCGCAGTCGTGGCGCGGGATGTCGTAGAGGACGAGCAGGGCCTCCCGGTCGGTCTTCTCGGCCGCCTCGGTGAGTCCCTTCGTCTCCTTCTCGGAGTTGTCGGGGCCGATTCACTCGCCGACCGGCTGGAACGCGATCTTCTTGATCAGCTCGGCGTTCCGCCCGTCGCCGCCCTCGGTGTACGCGGCGATCCGTCCGGC from the Streptomyces sp. AM 4-1-1 genome contains:
- a CDS encoding response regulator transcription factor, which translates into the protein MTIRVVLTDDQPLVRAALQMVITDTADIEVVGEAEDGTGAVRLTEELAPDVVVMDLRMPGMDGIEATRLITTGTGSTRVVVLTTFDDDDYVYGALHAGASGFLVKDMALDDILAAIRIVAAGDALIAPAVTRRLIKEFTTRPAASPPRRSELDGITAREREVLTLVGRGLSNTEIAGELSISIATAKTYLTRLLAKLSARDRVQLVILAYEAGLVATSQ
- a CDS encoding histidine kinase — protein: MSASPPLPLPLLKRIPPGLWTALAWYAAAVEPIVEYVVMPQAPTYSLNYPQDGLDSLGARALLAVAFVLILAGSAVLRRRTSAAYGMVIVGTVISTVAWRQDEIPPTQFLAVDIALCYLAATRPRRSSLTAAATALGTLAGYLVLRLTTGDDSSITQEPLVALTVVIAWLIGNSSHQARAHTAELHARAAAEAVTAERLRIAREMHDTVAHSIGIIALQAGAAARVTETQPAKAREAMLTVEMAGRETLSGLRRMLGALRQADQDEERQGRAHAPAPLRPAASLANVEQLAATTTAAGVRVEVRWQGRRRPLPADIDLAAFRIVQESVTNAVRHSGADSCQVRLDYRADELAVEVSDRGKGGGTSTDTGYGLIGMRERAALLYGDFTAGPRPGGGFLVAARLPVPAGTAAEAKTGAR
- a CDS encoding peptidoglycan-binding protein, with amino-acid sequence MTVPVFVEYEPAIDCGCAGCAEQRRTAARALPTRYGGHPAAHGARRALVLVTAAGVVLGSGTEAVSAAPVTGPARTDGSAGRLTAAAEPASPQGTVGPLGGASAAGSVISQAFRTNALPVTTRAQIISRAKKWVSQQVPYSMEKYWSDGYRQDCSGYVSMAWNLGSNEWTGSLAAYGTRISRDALEPGDILLFHNPADPGKGSHVTIFGGWTDSSHTSYTAYEQTRPHTRAQKTPMAYWSHSDSYLAYRYRGLSTGSGGAGSATSFPGAAKFGPGADNTYVAELGKLLVARGGKRFYQRGPGPRWTDVDRRATQAFQQAQGWKGKQADGLPGPGTWRLLTSGAGRDIPATGGGGAGGGAGGAKGGGSQKAPAFPGRGFFKRGASNSHVARLGKRLVQKGYGTHYRVGPGTRWSEADRRNVEAFQRAQGWRGASADGYPGPETWRRLFA
- a CDS encoding ABC transporter ATP-binding protein; this translates as MIEVNELTKRYGGTTAVKDLTFTVRPGQVTGFLGPNGAGKSTTLRMILGLHEPTSGTVTVDGCSFRDRPRGLRLVGSLLDAHDVHGGRSAVAQLSSLARSNRIPQRRVEEVLREVGLAEVARRRIGGFSLGMKQRLGIASALLGDPPVLLFDEPLNGLDPEGVRWVRDLFRRLAAEGRTVFVSSHLMSEMEHTADHLIVIGRGELIAAESLTEFSARGTGQSVTVGTPAAAVLRDLLTAEGAAVDTAGDLLAVTGVTAVRIGEIAMEHRIPLHHLSTRSASLEEAFMELTADSVQYLAGDPQ
- a CDS encoding lytic polysaccharide monooxygenase auxiliary activity family 9 protein, with amino-acid sequence MRKRTSAALVGLAVAGVSMFATTSASSHGYTDNPISRQKLCANGTVTGCGNIQWEPQSVEGPKGFPAAGPADGKICSGGNGSFAELDNPRNGAWPATKVTAGQGFSFRWNFTARHATTDFRYYITKDGWDPTKPLTRASLESQPFMTVPYGNQQPPSTLTQQGTIPTQKTGKHIILSVWNIADTGNAFYSCSDVQF
- a CDS encoding MFS transporter, coding for MVLLLPLLLVSMDVSVLFFAIPSIDRDLAPSATQQLWIFDIYAFALAGLLITMGSLGDRVGRRKLLLMGAAAFSAASVAAAFATGPGMLIAARALLGIGGAALIPSTMALVRNMFRDARQRGRAIGIWSGAMAGGIALGSVLSGIMLRHFWWGSVFLINVPAMLVLLVLVPLLVPEFKDPAPGRFDFLSVPLSMGAVLPVVWGVKESAAHGPDAERLSVVAAGLLVGLFFVRRQRRRGDAMISRELFRDRAFATGIGLNALTSFAMMGSAYFTTQYLQSVLGMGALEAALWSLVPSLAVGVAAPAATAVAQRTDRARVICAGFVIAAAGFGSLALCDTDSLALLLVGSAVMSSGIVTVMALVSDLALTTAPPEKAGSAASLLETGQEFGGALGMALLGAVATSVYRADMPASAPSAARKTLAGAVASGDGSLITLGREAFTHSLRYASVSGGALLLAGAVLAAVLLRRRTVERVEPGPRREAVPVR
- a CDS encoding SPFH domain-containing protein; translated protein: MGTTVSNAPGEPGHRSGPGTGDGSDRGSGHGAWGAEEVYGTGEPRQLPGLTLAPTSDSAPDSAPEPVEAAEGTEGTEATEESERPVPVSAPVVEDASREEAGTADAADAAEVAEAAEVADPEKPTASTAPADPVRVPAPGDRDAWGQESAGAAAHAVPVRLPAPGDARQRPVLAHAETAAPVHLYFSSADHDRSDAVPLPGVGTRPQPGERPVGARRTPQPRSPRVRAVTRPAPPADPGIKEWPGPALPGWTALLTAAVGLALGGVTLWWIGALPAAVLSGFGLAPRPFDGIGVGVWPVLAALLTVVLFALGGLGRGRVGSARVLTLFGRYRGSVRRTGLVWVSPLLLRRRVDVRLRHWRSEPLPAVDADGTALRVVVLVVWRTVDTARATLGVADHERYLREQVDAAMARVLSQLPADAFHEDTPTLRDAEAVGAALTRMLKAECVPVGIEVYSAQPTSITYAPEIAAAMRRRRIAAIDAKHRDSVLTSVVDAVADTVGRLTDRGIVELDDYERKSLVRDLTVAFYNGRGGGETS
- a CDS encoding ABC transporter permease subunit — protein: MTTTYAPVGGLGADEPRARFYDLMATEWIKLRSLRSTWIAYGATALAVIAFNAGTAYDTYNYWPERSAADRADYVRAGIPLQEVFTANSAMVMMLALGAIGAVAIIGEYSTGTIRTTFAAVPDRRSVMAAKTVVVTAVATVFGSIVAGASFGLTQAILDGRGAGISMGYPGALRVVVASALLAPVCAVVGMAIGSVIRHTSATMIAAVAVILVLPIVFTEGRHWSAVAGHATLYQAWLRLVEVGPRQTDFPWTTGGAWTVYAVWALTAAVLAVTSAQRRDQ